Within Thermococcus celer Vu 13 = JCM 8558, the genomic segment AAGGAGGTTTAAATTAGAAGGAGGTTTAACCGGTGTACGAGGACTTCACCGTGCCCAGCAGACTCCTGCTCCTCTCCTTTGCACCTATTAGGGACCACGAGGGAGTGATCCACTCGGGGGAGGCGGTCTTCCTCGTGGAGCCGCTGAACGTGAGGGTAAGCGTTTTCGTCCCGCTGGGGGAGCAGGCAGAGGAAATCTCAAAACTCGAGGGTCGATACGTGGATATGGACATCGAGCCGCTGGGTTTTAAGGCTTTTAACGCAGAGAACCCCGGGAAACCGCTCATAGCCCGGGAACCGCCGGATTCCGAAACCGGTGCGGAGCGCTACCGCCTCGTGGGTCTCTTCAGGATCTTCGAGCCCGAGGGAGGAATATTCGAATGCGGGAATCTCAGGTTCCCCCTCTACGGGCAGATGGAGGCCCGGAACGGGAGGAGGTTTTTCATACGGGATGCCCTCAGGATAGACATCTCCGAAGTGGACTGGCTCGAGAGGCTGGAGCCCGATACAAGGCCCGCGAAGAGCGTGTGGGTCGAGCTCAGGAGGGTCAGGTTCTACGGTTACCTGATGGAAGGGGAGGGGTGACGGAGGCGTGGACGCTGTGATAAGCAGGCTCAAACTGCTCTCTCTACACCCCTTCACCGATTACAGGGGGATGGTTCACTCGGGGGAGGCGGTCTTCCTCGTGGAACCGGTTGGGAAGGCGATGGTGATTTTCGTTCCCGATTCAAGGGACGTTTTGAGGCTCGTTGGCCGGGAGAACTCGTACGTGGACGTGATTATCGATCTACAGTACTCCCGGGCCACGAGACCCGCGCGAGAAAGGAGGTTCGAGATAGAGGAAGAACCACGGAACGGGGGCCTTCCGAAGTACCGGGTCGTTGGGCGCTTCAAAAAGGTCGAGGGGAACTGCGGGGTGCTCGAGTGCGGGAACCTGCGGTTCGAGAAGTGCTTCGACGGCGGGGGCGGATGGGTCGAGGAGGTGGGGGCCCTGTTCTACGCCCATCTGCCGGGGGAGGATTGAAAGGCAGGGCACCCCAAACTTTTTAAACCCCTGCCCACTTCTATACGCTGGTGGTGCCTATCGTCCACCGTAACGCCGATTCCGACCCTTAGTTTCGCGTTCCGCGCTTCTCGGTTAGCCCGCGCTCCGGCACCGCCATCGCCAAGGTTTTTAAAAGTCCCTTCTGAGGTTAGTCCATCTTCAGAAAACGGAGAGGTGGTAACATGCTTCCCAAGACCTACGAGCCCGAAAAGATAGAGCCGAAGTGGCAGAAGTTCTGGCTGGACGAGAAGGTATACAAGTACGAGCTGGACGAAAAGCGGCCGAGCTACGCGATAGACACGCCCCCGCCGTTCACGAGCGGAACGCTCCACCTCGGCCACGTGCTCAGCCACACCTGGATAGACATAATCGCCCGCTACAAGAGGATGACAGGCTACAACGTGCTCTTCCCGCAGGGCTTCGACAACCACGGGCTTCCGACCGAGCTCAAGGTCGAGAAGGAGTTCGGAATCGGCAAGGACGAGCCCGAGAGGTTCCTCGAGAAGTGTGTCGAGTGGACCTGGCAGGCCATCGAGGCCATGCGCAACCAGTTCATAAGGATAGGCTACTCCGCCGACTGGGACCTCGAGTACCACACGATGGACGACTACTACAAAGCCGCCGTCCAGAAATCGCTCCTCGAGTTCTATAAGAAGGGCATGCTCTACCGCGACAAGCACCCGGTCTACTGGTGCCCGCGCTGCAGGACGAGCCTCGCCAAGGCGGAAGTGGGTTACGTCGAGGAGGACGGTTACCTCTACTACATCAAGCTCCCGCTCGCCGACGGTTCCGGTCACGTCCCCATAGCCACGACGAGGCCCGAGCTCATGCCTGCCTGTGTGGCCGTCTTCGTCCACCCGGACGATGAGAGGTACAAAGAGGTTGTCGGCAAGAAGGTGAAGCTCCCGATATTCGAGCGCGAGGTTCCGGTTCTGGCCGATAAGGACGTCGATCCATCGTTCGGAACGGGAGCGGTCTACAACTGTACCTACGGTGATGAACAGGACGTCGTCTGGCAGAAGCGCTACAACCTGCCCGTCATCATAGCCATCAACGAGGACGGGACTATGAACGAAAACGCCGGGCCGTACAGGGGCCTCAGGACGGAGGAGGCGAGGGAGGCCATCGCGAAGGACCTCGAGAGGATGGGCCTGCTCTACGACAGGAAGAGGATACACCACCGCGTGCTGAGGCACACCGAGAGGAGCTCCTGTATGGCGCCCATCGAACTGCTCCCCAAGACCCAGTGGTTCATCAAGGTGAGGGACTTCACGGACGAGATAGTCAGGGTGGCCGAGGAGATAAACTGGTACCCGAGCGACATGTTCCTCCGCCTGAAGGACTGGGCCGAGTCGATGGACTGGGACTGGGTAATAAGCCGCCAGAGGGTCTTTGGAACGCCCATCCCCTTCTGGGTATGCAAGAACGGCCACGTGATCCCAGCCAGGGAAGAGGACCTTCCCGTCGACCCGCGCTTTGACAAGCCCCCCGTCGATAAGTGCCCCGTCTGCGGCGCCGAACTCGAGCCCGTAACCGACGTCCTCGACTGCTGGGTCGACTCGAGCATAACGCCGCTTATAATAAGCAGGTGGCACGAGGCCATCAAGGGCAACGAGGAGGCAAAGCGCTGGTTCGAGCACAACTTCCCGACCGCGCTGAGGCCCCAGGGAACTGACATCATAAGGACGTGGGCGTTCTACACGATATTCAGGACGTACACCCTCACCGGCGAGAAGCCCTGGAACGACGTCCTCATCAACGGAATGGTGGCCGGCCCGGACGGCAGGAAGATGAGCAAGAGCTACGGCAACGTTGTCGCCCCGGACGAGGTGATTCCCAAGTACGGCGCCGACGCCCTCAGGCTCTGGACCGCCCTTGCACCGCCCGGAGAGGACCACCCCTTCAAGTGGGAGACCGTTGACTACAACTACCGCTTCCTCCAGAAGGTCTGGAACATCTACCGCTTCGCCGAGAGACACCTGTCTGACTTCGACCCGGGCAACGCCCCGGAGGAGCTCGAGCCGCTCGACCGCTGGATACTGAGCAGGCTCCACCGTCTCATCAGGTTCGCCACGGAGGAGATGGAGCGCTACCGCTTCAACCTGCTCACGAGGGAGCTTATGAACTTCGTCTGGCATGAGGTCGCCGACGACTACATCGAGATGATAAAGCACCGCCTCTACGGGGAGGACGAGGAGAGCAAGCTGAAGGCTAAGGCGGCGCTCTACGAGTTGCTCTACAACGTTATGCTCCTGCTCGCGCCCCTGACGCCCCACATAACCGAGGAGCTCTATCAGGAGATCTTCAGGAACCGCGTCGGTGCGAAGAGCGTGCACCTCCTCGAGTGGCCGAAGTACGACGAGGGCAGAATAAGCGAGGAGGCCGAGAGGCTTGGAGAGCTGGCGAGGGAGATAATCGGCGCCATGAGGCGCTACAAGAACGGTCACGGCCTGTCCCTTAACGCCAAGCTCAAACACGTGGCCATCTACGCCACCGAGAGCTACGGGGCATTAAAGAGCATCGAGGGGGACATCGCGGGAACCATGAACATCGAGAGGCTCGAGATCATCAAGGGCGAGCCCGAGCTCGAGGAGCGCATCACGGAGATAAAGCCCAACTTCAGGACGGTCGGGCCGAGGTACGGAAAGCTGGTGCCGAAGATAACCGCATACCTCAAGGAGAACGCGGTGGAGGTCGCGAAGTCACTTAAGGAGAACGGAAAGGTCGAGTTCGAGGTCGACGGGCAGAAGGTCGAGCTCAGCAAAGACGACATCGTCATCAGGAAGGCGGTGTTCAGCGAGGGTGAAGAGGTCGAGACCGCCGTTGTCGGGGACGCGGTGATAGTGTTCTTCTGATTCCCCGCCTTTCCCCCGGTTTTCTTTTGCTTCCCGTCTCGTTTGAATTTCCACTTATACGGAAGGATTCAGCAGTTGTAGCACAGCATCGCGGCCTTTTTGAGGAGGATGACGCGGTGGAGCTTTCCGTTTATCACCCGAGGGTTCGATATCTTGTTCAGGTGGTGGATCCGTCTCCGCTCGAGGGCCACCAGGTCGAGCTCTTGCAAAACCTTAACGAAGTCCTCCCACCGTATCCTTAGCCAGCGTGAGTACTCGTCGAAGAGCTCCTTCTCGACGACCCGGTAGGTTTTGCCGTTGATTTTGTAGCGAATCGCCCGCCGCGGAAGTTCCTTCCTGAGGCGCCAGCGGGCGTGGAGCGGCTCCTGGAACCCGTAAACGGCCTCGTCCATCGACTTCCCTTCCACCATCATGGCGAGGATTATCCCGACGATTCTGTTTATCCTGTCCGGGACGCCGATGACGTCCCCCTTCAGGACTATCTTCCGCCTGCGGACTTTAATTCCCC encodes:
- a CDS encoding valine--tRNA ligase, which gives rise to MLPKTYEPEKIEPKWQKFWLDEKVYKYELDEKRPSYAIDTPPPFTSGTLHLGHVLSHTWIDIIARYKRMTGYNVLFPQGFDNHGLPTELKVEKEFGIGKDEPERFLEKCVEWTWQAIEAMRNQFIRIGYSADWDLEYHTMDDYYKAAVQKSLLEFYKKGMLYRDKHPVYWCPRCRTSLAKAEVGYVEEDGYLYYIKLPLADGSGHVPIATTRPELMPACVAVFVHPDDERYKEVVGKKVKLPIFEREVPVLADKDVDPSFGTGAVYNCTYGDEQDVVWQKRYNLPVIIAINEDGTMNENAGPYRGLRTEEAREAIAKDLERMGLLYDRKRIHHRVLRHTERSSCMAPIELLPKTQWFIKVRDFTDEIVRVAEEINWYPSDMFLRLKDWAESMDWDWVISRQRVFGTPIPFWVCKNGHVIPAREEDLPVDPRFDKPPVDKCPVCGAELEPVTDVLDCWVDSSITPLIISRWHEAIKGNEEAKRWFEHNFPTALRPQGTDIIRTWAFYTIFRTYTLTGEKPWNDVLINGMVAGPDGRKMSKSYGNVVAPDEVIPKYGADALRLWTALAPPGEDHPFKWETVDYNYRFLQKVWNIYRFAERHLSDFDPGNAPEELEPLDRWILSRLHRLIRFATEEMERYRFNLLTRELMNFVWHEVADDYIEMIKHRLYGEDEESKLKAKAALYELLYNVMLLLAPLTPHITEELYQEIFRNRVGAKSVHLLEWPKYDEGRISEEAERLGELAREIIGAMRRYKNGHGLSLNAKLKHVAIYATESYGALKSIEGDIAGTMNIERLEIIKGEPELEERITEIKPNFRTVGPRYGKLVPKITAYLKENAVEVAKSLKENGKVEFEVDGQKVELSKDDIVIRKAVFSEGEEVETAVVGDAVIVFF